The Harpia harpyja isolate bHarHar1 chromosome 10, bHarHar1 primary haplotype, whole genome shotgun sequence genome includes a region encoding these proteins:
- the LRRTM3 gene encoding leucine-rich repeat transmembrane neuronal protein 3 isoform X3, with protein MTDVWGDNFSKLFLFPGFNVIRLLSGSAVALVIAPTVLLTMLSSAERGCPKGCRCEGKMVYCESQKLQEIPSSISAGCLGLSLRYNSLQKLKYNQFKGLNQLTWLYLDHNHISNIDENAFSGIRRLKELILSSNRISYFLNNTFRPVTNLRNLDLSYNQLQSLGSEQFRGLRKLLSLHLRSNSLRTIPVRIFQDCRNLELLDLGYNRIRSLARNVFAGMIRLKELHLEHNQFSKLNLALFPRLVSLQNLYLQWNKISVIGQTMSWTWSSLQRLDLSGNEIEAFSGPSVFQCVPNLQRLNLDSNKLTFIGQEILDSWISLNDISLAGNIWECSRNICSLVNWLKSFKGLRENTIICASPKELQGVNVIDAVKNYSICGKSTTERFELARALPKPTFKPKLTRPKHDSKPPLPPTIGATESSSESEHDTEHISFHKIIAGSVALFLSVLVILLVIYVSWKRYPASMKQLQQRSLMRRHRKKKRQSLKQMTPSTQEFYVDYKPTNTETSEMLLNGTGPCTYNKSGSRECEELRTSLSRSENTEDWEYNRKKNIFKISKAPANPRLFLLPRGAQTG; from the coding sequence ATGACTGATGTGTGGGGGGATAACTTTTCTAAGTTGTTTTTATTTCCAGGTTTCAATGTAATTAGGCTACTGAGCGGATCAGCTGTAGCTCTGGTAATAGCCCCTACTGTATTACTGACAATGCTTTCTTCTGCTGAACGAGGATGCCCTAAGGGCTGTAGGTGTGAAGGCAAAATGGTATATTGTGAATCTCAGAAATTGCAGGAGATTCCCTCAAGTATATCTGCTGGTTGTTTAGGTTTGTCCCTTCGATATAACAGCCTCCAAAAACTAAAATACAATCAATTTAAAGGTCTTAATCAACTCACCTGGCTCTATTTAGACCATAACCACATCAGCAATATTGACGAAAATGCTTTCAGTGGAATACGCAGACTAAAAGAGTTGATCTTGAGTTCCAACAGAATCTCCTATTTTCTTAATAATACCTTCAGACCTGTGACAAATCTCCGGAATTTGGATCTGTCATACAATCAGCTGCAGTCTCTGGGATCTGAACAGTTCAGGGGCTTAAGGAAGCTGCTGAGTTTACATTTGCGATCCAATTCCCTAAGAACCATCCCTGTTCGGATATTTCAAGACTGTAGGAACCTTGAACTGTTGGACCTGGGTTATAATCGCATCCGAAGTTTAGCAAGGAATGTCTTTGCAGGCATGATCAGACTGAAAGAGCTTCATCTGGAGCACAATCAATTTTCTAAGCTCAACCTGGCACTTTTTCCAAGGCTAGTCAGCCTTCAGAACCTTTATTTACAGTGGAATAAAATCAGTGTGATAGGACAAACTATGTCCTGGACCTGGAGCTCATTACAAAGACTTGATTTATCTGGCAATGAAATAGAAGCTTTCAGCGGACCTAGTGTTTTTCAGTGTGTGCCCAATTTACAGCGCCTCAACTTGGATTCAAACAAGCTCACATTTATTGGTCAAGAAATTTTGGATTCTTGGATATCTCTCAATGACATCAGCCTTGCTGGGAATATATGGGAATGCAGCAGAAACATTTGCTCTCTGGTAAACTGGCTTAAAAGTTTTAAAGGGCTGAGGGAAAATACAATTATTTGTGCCAGCCCCAAAGAGCTGCAAGGGGTGAATGTTATTGATGCAGTGAAAAACTACAGCATCTGTGGCAAAAGCACCACGGAAAGGTTTGAATTAGCACGAGCTCTCCCAAAGCCAACGTTTAAACCAAAACTCACCAGGCCTAAACACGACAGCaagccccctctgcccccaacTATTGGAGCCACTGAATCAAGCTCTGAATCCGAGCACGACACAGAACACATCTCCTTCCATAAAATCATAGCAGGCAGCGTGGCCCTTTTCTTGTCTGTGCTTGTGATCCTGCTGGTAATCTATGTGTCATGGAAGCGTTACCCAGCCAGTatgaagcagctgcagcagcgctCTCTCATGCGAaggcacaggaaaaagaaaagacagtcaCTGAAGCAAATGACTCCAAGCACACAGGAATTTTATGTAGATTACAAACCTACCAACACTGAAACCAGTGAGATGCTGCTGAATGGAACAGGACCCTGCACGTATAACAAATCAGGCTCCAGGGAATGTGAG